From Anopheles arabiensis isolate DONGOLA chromosome 3, AaraD3, whole genome shotgun sequence, a single genomic window includes:
- the LOC120903190 gene encoding zinc finger protein 268-like, producing the protein MEQEPCAEFKMESLESFEPLVNPIRQYRNRSKRTLKTGEEKLAEVLAKIASLQKSTEKTDGIDRTKVRTYNVKLRLRKSLLYRCFDCGSCFANPDFLELHEKSHKSEQGKCDIDLRPEPGTDGEEGEMNLKQNAWFVGDFGEEDEEDGDGEHHILQLDCTVEEGEDIFDITFDRTKCEKTYTMKYKVKKEPVGKCEHCAKQFYSADCLKQHELEHEKFLDIANIEPSIINIIRSPRIEESTMTLDESFYEALDVSDILEHSSGTIDCSGGEGRLPAGAGIMLEYRIIPRRSASGEKELAQVKDQPMERERKEIGGTVSTHGTVNQPECQPVVVAKKQAKDVIIKEEPVDEEPAAPTPPSPVKTLKQEVKEEPMEEEQEVKEESMKEEQEVKEETMKEQEEAATSHVQRAHLNLQAKYECPSCTRRFRFRAALLVHERTHTGVKAHRCKHCPQSFISRGKLFLHTFAQHRKRVP; encoded by the exons ATGGAGCAGGAACCGTGCGCGGAGTTTAAGATGGAATCGCTCGAAAGCTTCGAACCGCTGGTCAACCCGATTAGACAGTATCGGAACCGCTCCAAGCGCACTCTGAAGACGGGCGAAGag AAACTGGCGGAAGTGCTGGCCAAGATAGCGTCGCTGCAGAAAAGCACGGAAAAGACGGACGGCATCGACCGGACGAAGGTGCGCACGTACAACGTGAAGCTGCGGCTGCGGAAGAGCCTGCTGTACAGGTGCTTCGACTGTGGCAGCTGCTTCGCCAATCCGGACTTTCTCGAGCTGCACGAAAAGTCGCACAAGTCGGAGCAGGGCAAGTGCGACATCGATCTGCGGCCGGAGCCGGGCACGGACGGGGAGGAGGGTGAGATGAATCTCAAGCAGAACGCATGGTTTGTGGGTGACTTTggcgaggaggacgaggaggacggcGACGGGGAGCATCACATACTGCAGCTCGACTGCACGGTGGAGGAGGGCGAGGACATCTTTGACATCACGTTCGATCGCACCAAGTGCGAGAAGACGTACACGATGAAGTACAAGGTGAAGAAGGAACCGGTCGGCAAGTGTGAGCACTGCGCGAAGCAGTTCTACTCGGCGGATTGCTTGAAGCAGCACGAGCTGGAGCACGAAAAGTTTCTCGACATTGCCAACATCGAGCCGAGCATTATTAACATTATCCGGTCGCCCCGGATCGAGGAGAGCACCATGACGCTGGACGAAAGCTTCTACGAGGCGCTGGACGTGAGCGACATTCTCGAGCACAGCAGCGGCACGATCGACTGCTCGGGCGGCGAGGGACGGCTACCGGCCGGGGCAGGTATAATGCTCGAGTATCGCATCATTCCCCGGCGGTCGGCGAGCGGCGAGAAGGAGCTGGCGCAGGTAAAGGATCAACCGATGGAGAGGGAGCGAAAGGAGATCGGTGGTACGGTCAGCACACACGGCACAGTCAATCAGCCCGAGTGTcaaccggtggtggtggcaaaaaagcaagcaaaagatGTGATAATTAAGGAGGAGCCTGTGGATGAGGAACCGGcggcaccaacaccaccatcaccggtGAAGACCCTAAAGCAGGAGGTGAAAGAGGAACCGATGGAAGAGGAGCAGGAGGTGAAAGAGGAATCGATGAAAGAAGAGCAGGAGGTGAAAGAGGAAACGATGAAAGAGCAGGAGGAAGCAGCAACCAGCCATGTCCAGCGAGCGCACCTTAACTTGCAGGCAAAGTATGAATGCCCGAGCTGCACGCGGCGGTTTCGCTTTCGGGCCGCCCTGCTCGTGCACGAGCGGACCCACACCGGCGTCAAAGCGCACCGGTGCAAGCACTGTCCGCAATCGTTCATCTCCAGAGGGAAGCTTTTCCTGCACACCTTTGCTCAGCACCGGAAGCGGGTGCCGTAA
- the LOC120903191 gene encoding uncharacterized protein LOC120903191 translates to MVCLFESCESNRQTAKKNHENGIRFISFPTTDYTSEQMRKLGKKRLYWWCRICGVDFTTTLINQLHICSRHFIKGNCAPLWDVHNPDWLPSLFIPPQTREPVDASTIESCKEFLRHEQLTEESIANPLLDQRPDHSALRTLLIDEIIAYPIGRTYFLLDDESDHSTPSTYSARQLAKEKCVSKSTPIGRMVLERNAPDCPERMFSPGSTVTQLDLSVPPRWEMEKTIMTLQHSVLELLNHLD, encoded by the exons ATGGTTTGCTTGTTTGAGAGTTGTGAAAGCAATAGGCAAACGGCGAAGAAAAACCACGAAAATGGCATTCGATTCATCTCATTCCCCACAACGGACTACACCAGCGAACAGATGCGCAAGCTGGGGAAAAAACGGCTTTACTGGTGGTGCCGAATTTGTGGCGTAGATTTCACCACAACGCTAATCAATCAGCTTCACATTTGCTCACGACATTTCATTAAAG GTAACTGTGCACCCCTGTGGGATGTCCACAACCCAGACTGGCTGCCAAGTTTATTCATCCCACCGCAAACTCGTGAACCCGTCGACGCATCGACGATAGAAAGCTGCAAAGAGTTCCTGCGCCACGAACAGCTCACCGAAGAATCGATCGCTAACCCACTGCTTGACCAGCGACCCGATCATTCAGCACTTCGAACGCTGCTAATTGATGAAATCATTGCCTACCCGATCGGGCGAACGTACTTCTTGCTCGACGACGAAAGCGACCATTCAACCCCGTCCACGTACAGCGCCAGACAGCTGGCGAAGGAGAAATGTGTGTCCAAATCCACCCCGATCGGACGCATGGTGCTGGAACGGAACGCTCCCGACTGTCCGGAGCGAATGTTTTCGCCCGGCAGCACCGTAACGCAGCTAGATTTGTCCGTCCCGCCACGCTGGGAGATGGAGAAAACCATCATGACGCTGCAGCACAGcgtgctggagctgctgaacCATTTGGATTGA
- the LOC120902210 gene encoding uncharacterized protein LOC120902210, translating to MPPSTQGRGAAVSQLPVPERKPDYYIGPTGRPVLTMGLDRTSPGTCDSANGTSNSKLNKCLYNLTIRNAGYPTSNNDRHGSVSSNSSRRVSNKTEHDITSTPARGRCSKSPPQISGSGRFGSPPDTGGRRQAMVSTAGGWSSTAAYQKPASSGICGPSPPAAAATRLLAARSSGGGTRPQSDATGRSRPGSLVLQQQCRYSNHHKQLDNRLSYQRSYDRNIFGYDQPMDQIVLPPLQI from the exons ATGCCACCTAGTACACAGGGTAGAGGAGCAGCAGTAAGTCAGCTACCCGTGCCGGAACGCAAGCCGGACTACTACATCGGCCCAACCGGACGTCCCGTTTTGACCATGGGCCTCGATCGAACGAGCCCGGGTACATGTGATTCAGCCAACGGCACAAGCAACAGCAAGTTAAACAAATGCTTATACAACCTCACAATACGGAACGCGGGATATCCCACCAGCAATAACGATCGTCACGGATctgtcagcagcaacagcagcaggagagTGAGCAATAAAACCGAACATGATATAACGAGCACACCGGCGAGAGGTCGCTGCAGTAAATCACCCCCACAGATTTCGGGATCAGGTCGGTTCGGTTCGCCGCCTGACACTGGTGGTCGGCGTCAAGCGATGGTATCGACCGCGGGCGGGTGGTCTTCAACGGCCGCCTATCAAAAACCGGCCAGCAGTGGAATCTGTGGGCCGTCAccgccagcagctgctgccaCGCGATTGCTTGCCGCACGATCATCCGGCGGCGGTACGAGACCTCAATCAGACGCTACTGGCCGCAGCAGGCCAGGTTCGCTCGTTCTACAGCAACAGTGCAG ATATTCCAATCACCACAAGCAGTTGGACAATCGATTAAGCTACCAGCGCAGCTACGATCGCAACATCTTTGGGTACGATCAACCGATGGATCAGATCGTGCTGCCACCGTTGCAGATTTAA